From Spirochaeta isovalerica, one genomic window encodes:
- a CDS encoding alpha/beta fold hydrolase, whose amino-acid sequence MEMRANIVLDAALISDWISRLILLDPGIIDDGNPEFLKYLFFPLTRISAKLFRDSDFRMASFKGSYYKPEQITQADVDAYMVASRTENFVNAMVSMLKNYTDPDELSSVGQVRQPVLLLWGEFDRGNPPENGYILEKEFQNAELHIIPGSGHYIHEEQPEMTSRLILDFLKN is encoded by the coding sequence ATGGAAATGAGAGCAAATATTGTTCTCGATGCCGCCTTGATAAGTGACTGGATTTCCAGACTGATTTTGCTGGACCCCGGTATCATAGATGATGGAAATCCCGAATTTCTCAAATACCTCTTCTTTCCCTTAACGAGAATTTCAGCAAAGCTGTTCAGAGACAGCGATTTCAGAATGGCTTCATTCAAAGGCTCCTACTACAAACCGGAGCAGATTACGCAGGCCGATGTTGACGCCTATATGGTAGCCAGCCGCACGGAAAATTTCGTAAACGCCATGGTGTCCATGCTGAAAAATTATACGGATCCCGATGAGCTGTCTTCCGTCGGGCAGGTCCGTCAGCCCGTTCTGCTGCTCTGGGGGGAGTTTGACAGGGGCAATCCACCGGAAAACGGTTATATTCTGGAAAAAGAGTTTCAGAATGCCGAGCTGCATATAATACCCGGTTCAGGACATTACATTCATGAGGAACAGCCGGAAATGACATCCCGGCTGATCCTCGACTTTCTGAAAAACTAA
- a CDS encoding DUF4405 domain-containing protein: MKANKAKLNYLVDALIAIGFIISLASGAILLFNADSGYMGGRNPRFNQSIILFGKYTWKEIHNWSSLIMAAGVFFHFVLHWNWIVCMTKKIFKREAKQLQCDL; encoded by the coding sequence ATGAAAGCGAACAAAGCGAAGTTGAATTATCTGGTCGATGCCCTGATCGCAATAGGGTTTATAATCTCGTTAGCATCGGGGGCCATACTCCTCTTTAATGCCGACAGCGGTTACATGGGGGGAAGGAATCCCCGGTTTAACCAATCTATTATCCTCTTCGGGAAATACACCTGGAAAGAGATCCACAACTGGTCCAGCCTGATCATGGCAGCCGGAGTTTTCTTCCATTTCGTGCTCCACTGGAACTGGATCGTCTGCATGACGAAGAAGATTTTCAAAAGAGAAGCGAAGCAGCTTCAGTGCGACCTGTAG
- a CDS encoding DUF302 domain-containing protein, translating to MYSISRETKLDFSEALEKVKEELKKEGFGVLTEIDIKATLKKKLDVDRDNYVILGACNPPNADKALNAEIEIGLMLPCNVIVYEKAGKTFVSAIRPSIAMSMIENPGLKGIAGDIEAKLERVISGVS from the coding sequence ATGTACAGTATAAGCAGAGAAACAAAGCTCGATTTTTCCGAAGCGCTGGAAAAGGTAAAAGAAGAACTGAAGAAAGAAGGGTTCGGTGTCCTGACCGAAATAGATATAAAAGCGACCCTGAAGAAAAAGCTGGATGTGGACAGAGACAACTATGTCATCCTCGGAGCCTGCAATCCGCCCAATGCCGACAAAGCTCTCAATGCGGAAATCGAAATAGGGCTGATGCTTCCCTGCAATGTCATTGTCTATGAAAAGGCGGGTAAAACATTTGTTTCGGCGATCCGCCCCTCCATAGCCATGTCGATGATCGAGAACCCCGGCCTGAAAGGTATCGCCGGAGATATAGAAGCGAAACTGGAGCGCGTTATCTCCGGCGTCAGTTGA
- a CDS encoding DMT family transporter: protein MNILAGAIGIILYFYSIDHLILADSSMLNKLSPFFVILFARIFLKNRIRAFQLGALALALGGSALIIKPGFQFSSTVPALIGTLSAVFAGLAYTMVSYLGGRESSFTIVFIFSLFSTLACLPVLFIEAVVPTLEQLFYLLGAGVMAAGGQFMLTASYKYAPAGEISIYQYSQIVFASLLGILFFAELPDLMSLGGYVLIFTAGILIFLKGKRST, encoded by the coding sequence TTGAACATCCTCGCAGGGGCGATAGGCATCATCCTTTATTTCTACAGCATTGATCATCTCATACTGGCCGATTCATCGATGCTGAACAAACTGAGTCCCTTTTTCGTTATCCTGTTCGCGCGCATCTTTCTTAAAAACAGAATACGGGCTTTTCAGCTGGGGGCGCTGGCTCTGGCATTGGGCGGTTCGGCTCTGATCATTAAACCGGGTTTTCAATTTTCCTCAACGGTTCCGGCCCTGATCGGAACTCTATCCGCTGTTTTCGCCGGTCTGGCTTACACAATGGTCAGCTACCTCGGCGGCAGGGAAAGCAGTTTCACTATCGTCTTTATTTTTTCACTCTTCTCCACTCTGGCTTGTCTTCCCGTTCTTTTCATTGAAGCAGTTGTGCCGACTTTGGAACAGCTTTTCTACCTTCTGGGGGCCGGAGTCATGGCCGCGGGGGGCCAATTCATGCTGACAGCTTCTTACAAGTATGCACCGGCCGGAGAGATATCCATCTATCAGTATTCACAGATTGTCTTCGCAAGTTTACTGGGCATATTGTTCTTTGCGGAATTACCCGATCTGATGAGTCTGGGAGGATATGTTCTGATCTTCACTGCGGGAATACTCATATTCCTGAAAGGGAAAAGATCTACATAG